The following are encoded in a window of Deltaproteobacteria bacterium genomic DNA:
- a CDS encoding MBL fold metallo-hydrolase — MLFHELNRGKCKTYLVACENTRQAALIDPLKDKADRYLAMLAYHRCALALVIDTHTHADHRTGAWDLRDLSGAAVVMHRRAPAPHVDIHVEDGQQLSLGGLQLNVLHTPGHTPDSISVQVNDRVFTGDTLLIRGTGRADFAGGDAGAQYDGITQKLFALPDSTLVFPAHDYRGHSHSTIGDEKRANPRLAGRSRAAYVELMNNLGLPLPDKIQEALQANQSAIEDDSLQFPPLAQLNRVRQFTPGDVSRQLAGAAPPLLLDVREPEEYSGELGHIPGSVLLPLKELPARATELGAHKDRDVVVICRAGIRSTTAAAILTGLGFEHVANLKGGMLDWVEARLPVER; from the coding sequence ATGCTCTTCCACGAACTCAACCGTGGCAAGTGCAAGACTTATCTCGTGGCCTGCGAGAACACGCGGCAGGCTGCGCTCATCGACCCGCTCAAGGACAAGGCCGACCGCTATCTGGCGATGCTAGCCTATCACCGCTGCGCGCTGGCGCTGGTGATCGACACCCACACCCACGCCGATCACCGCACCGGCGCTTGGGATCTGCGTGACCTCAGCGGGGCAGCGGTGGTCATGCACCGCCGCGCCCCTGCACCCCACGTCGACATCCACGTCGAGGACGGGCAGCAGCTCAGCCTGGGCGGGCTGCAGCTCAACGTGCTGCATACCCCCGGACACACGCCCGACAGCATCAGCGTGCAGGTGAACGATCGCGTTTTCACCGGCGACACATTGCTCATCCGCGGCACCGGCCGCGCCGACTTCGCCGGTGGCGACGCCGGGGCGCAATACGACGGCATCACCCAGAAGCTGTTCGCCTTACCCGATAGCACGCTGGTGTTTCCGGCGCACGACTATCGCGGGCACAGCCACAGCACCATCGGCGACGAGAAGCGAGCCAATCCCCGGCTCGCCGGCCGCTCGCGCGCCGCCTATGTCGAGCTGATGAACAACCTCGGCCTGCCGCTACCCGACAAGATCCAGGAGGCGCTGCAAGCCAACCAGTCGGCAATTGAAGATGACTCGCTGCAGTTCCCGCCGTTGGCCCAGCTCAACCGGGTACGCCAATTCACGCCCGGTGATGTCAGTCGGCAGCTGGCCGGCGCGGCGCCGCCTTTGCTGCTCGACGTGCGCGAGCCTGAGGAGTACAGCGGCGAATTGGGTCACATCCCCGGCAGCGTGTTGCTGCCGCTGAAAGAGCTGCCGGCGCGTGCCACCGAGCTGGGCGCGCACAAGGATAGGGATGTCGTCGTGATCTGCCGCGCCGGTATCCGCAGCACCACTGCGGCAGCGATCCTCACCGGCCTCGGCTTCGAGCACGTCGCCAATCTTAAGGGCGGTATGCTGGATTGGGTCGAGGCGCGCCTGCCGGTCGAGCGCTGA